One part of the Streptomyces lydicus genome encodes these proteins:
- a CDS encoding alpha/beta fold hydrolase, with the protein MKANATGVPLVFVHGMRVSGAMWQPVIDTLGTRHPTAAPDLPGHGSRRGEPFTLPGAVAVVTDAIDALGGRALVVGLSLGGFVAVATAGSHPDRVLGLVAMGCTATPRGLLGAVYRGAARAGARYPQGAARLSAFGFRRALPEPQARAMVSGGLTCETMPDIVRAVSAMDPLAALAAYPGPVWLVNGERDHFRRDERRFLRACHDGRLIVRPGCGHISSLADTEAVARQVQDAAAVVSAARTGGTSVPTHRPATPEEAR; encoded by the coding sequence ATGAAGGCCAACGCAACAGGGGTGCCCCTCGTTTTCGTGCACGGCATGCGCGTCAGCGGCGCGATGTGGCAACCCGTCATCGACACTCTCGGCACCCGCCATCCCACGGCGGCGCCCGACCTGCCGGGCCACGGAAGCCGGCGCGGCGAGCCGTTCACCCTGCCCGGCGCGGTGGCGGTCGTCACCGATGCCATCGACGCGCTCGGCGGCCGCGCACTCGTCGTCGGCCTGTCGCTGGGCGGCTTCGTCGCCGTGGCCACGGCCGGCAGTCACCCGGACCGGGTCCTCGGCCTGGTGGCGATGGGCTGCACCGCCACCCCCCGGGGACTGCTCGGCGCCGTCTACCGCGGGGCGGCGCGCGCCGGGGCCCGGTATCCGCAAGGGGCCGCCCGCCTCAGCGCGTTCGGATTCCGCCGCGCCCTCCCGGAGCCCCAGGCCCGCGCCATGGTCTCGGGCGGACTGACCTGCGAGACCATGCCCGACATCGTCCGGGCCGTCAGCGCGATGGACCCGCTCGCCGCGCTCGCGGCGTACCCGGGCCCCGTATGGCTGGTGAACGGCGAACGTGACCACTTCCGCCGCGACGAGCGGCGCTTCCTCCGCGCCTGCCACGACGGCCGCCTCATCGTCCGGCCCGGGTGCGGACACATCAGCAGCCTCGCCGACACCGAGGCGGTCGCGCGGCAGGTGCAGGATGCCGCGGCGGTCGTCAGCGCGGCCCGCACGGGCGGCACTTCGGTGCCCACGCACCGACCCGCGACGCCGGAGGAGGCACGATGA
- a CDS encoding TetR/AcrR family transcriptional regulator — translation MSEERGQDGTRRSSGPRKAQEIFDATLDLLAAKGYEGLTVEGVAQRSGVNKTTLYRWWPSKGALLGAALTGTRRLSLEPPDTGSLQGDLESLLQTVVTLLTVPPGSDIAVPALGAATQSPELAVHVREFFADRLAREQPLFERATARGELPSDADPMLLVDLLAGAAWLRVVLRQLPVEEDFVSRAVRTVLKGAATGS, via the coding sequence ATGAGCGAGGAGCGAGGACAGGACGGAACACGGCGAAGCAGTGGCCCGCGGAAGGCGCAGGAGATCTTCGACGCCACGCTGGACCTGCTCGCGGCGAAGGGCTACGAGGGCCTGACGGTCGAGGGCGTCGCCCAGCGGTCCGGGGTCAACAAGACGACGCTCTACCGATGGTGGCCCTCCAAGGGGGCCCTGCTGGGGGCCGCGCTCACCGGGACACGGCGGCTCAGCCTCGAACCGCCCGACACCGGGAGCCTCCAGGGCGACCTGGAATCACTCCTGCAGACCGTGGTGACCCTGCTGACCGTCCCGCCCGGTTCCGACATCGCCGTGCCCGCCCTGGGCGCCGCCACACAGAGCCCCGAACTCGCCGTGCACGTAAGGGAGTTCTTCGCCGACCGGCTGGCCAGGGAACAGCCCCTCTTCGAGCGCGCCACGGCGCGCGGTGAACTCCCTTCGGACGCCGATCCGATGCTCCTGGTGGACCTGCTCGCCGGGGCGGCCTGGCTCCGCGTGGTACTCCGACAGCTGCCCGTGGAGGAGGACTTCGTTTCCCGTGCGGTGCGTACGGTCCTCAAGGGGGCTGCCACGGGCAGTTGA
- a CDS encoding VOC family protein, with amino-acid sequence MCIGLVVLYTERLEECRDFYSGLGLAFAREKHGAGPEHYAAVLGEGVVLELYPASSARPATGSLRLGLVVRGKDAVAVGPAQLTGRQIVTDPDGRTVDVLVR; translated from the coding sequence GTGTGCATCGGCCTCGTCGTCCTCTACACCGAACGCCTGGAGGAGTGCCGTGACTTCTACTCCGGTCTCGGCCTCGCCTTCGCGCGGGAGAAGCACGGAGCGGGGCCCGAGCACTACGCCGCCGTCCTGGGCGAGGGTGTGGTCCTGGAGCTGTACCCGGCGTCCTCGGCGCGTCCCGCGACGGGCTCCCTCAGGCTGGGGCTCGTGGTGCGCGGGAAGGACGCCGTCGCGGTGGGGCCCGCGCAGCTGACGGGCCGGCAGATCGTGACCGACCCGGACGGCCGGACGGTGGACGTGCTGGTCAGGTAG
- a CDS encoding L,D-transpeptidase family protein produces the protein MKRRLNLRIGRRTRAGRRAGAALALTALTVPLTVAFGATAEAATASSCTAARGPYQKQAEKFLGLPVDGRQSASDCRAIRAFQTSHGITPNIGYAGPVTWGVMSLVAQQKAAGHNPNKARKCPTNKGRIACVDLTRQLSWIQDGSRLVYGPVPIRSGRDGYETRTGAKKIYWRHLHHVSTLYNVAMPYSQFFDGGQAFHSISGSVWSAPGSHGCVNMRSGDAKKYWSLLKTGDDVYVYGRKAGT, from the coding sequence ATGAAACGACGACTGAACCTGCGAATAGGGCGGCGGACCCGCGCCGGCCGCCGAGCGGGCGCGGCTCTCGCCCTCACGGCGCTGACCGTGCCGCTGACGGTGGCCTTCGGCGCCACCGCGGAGGCCGCCACCGCGTCCTCCTGCACGGCGGCCCGCGGCCCGTACCAGAAGCAGGCCGAGAAGTTCCTCGGCCTGCCGGTGGACGGCCGGCAGTCGGCGTCGGACTGCCGGGCCATCCGCGCCTTCCAGACCAGCCACGGCATCACCCCGAACATCGGCTATGCCGGCCCGGTCACCTGGGGCGTGATGAGCCTCGTCGCGCAGCAGAAGGCGGCCGGCCACAACCCGAACAAGGCCCGCAAGTGCCCCACGAACAAGGGGCGCATCGCCTGCGTCGACCTGACCCGTCAGCTCAGCTGGATCCAGGACGGTTCGCGGCTGGTGTACGGTCCGGTGCCGATCCGCAGCGGCCGGGACGGCTACGAGACCCGCACCGGCGCCAAGAAGATCTACTGGCGTCATCTGCACCACGTGTCGACGCTGTACAACGTGGCCATGCCCTACAGCCAGTTCTTCGACGGGGGACAGGCGTTCCACTCCATCAGCGGGAGTGTCTGGTCCGCCCCCGGCTCGCACGGCTGCGTCAACATGCGCAGCGGCGACGCCAAGAAGTACTGGTCGCTGCTGAAGACCGGTGACGACGTGTATGTCTACGGCCGCAAGGCCGGTACCTGA
- a CDS encoding mycothiol transferase — translation MTASTDLLVDAFGRIREAVEEAVDGLGPDEIASRPAEETNSVGWLVWHLTRIQDDHVAGVAGTEQVWTADGWYERFGLPFAADDTGYGHSPEDVAAVRDLSAELLTDYHEAVHDATVQYLAGVEDKDFKRVVDRAWSPPVTLGVRLVSVISDDLQHAGQAAYVRGLLGR, via the coding sequence ATGACCGCCAGTACGGATCTGCTCGTCGACGCCTTCGGCCGTATCCGGGAGGCCGTGGAGGAGGCGGTGGACGGGCTCGGCCCCGACGAGATCGCCAGCCGGCCGGCCGAGGAGACCAACTCCGTCGGCTGGCTGGTCTGGCATCTGACCAGGATCCAGGACGATCACGTCGCGGGGGTGGCGGGGACCGAGCAGGTGTGGACGGCGGACGGCTGGTACGAACGCTTCGGGCTGCCGTTCGCGGCCGACGACACCGGGTACGGCCACTCCCCCGAGGACGTCGCGGCGGTGCGGGACCTGAGCGCCGAGCTGTTGACGGACTACCACGAGGCCGTGCACGACGCCACGGTGCAGTATCTCGCCGGGGTCGAGGACAAGGACTTCAAGCGCGTCGTCGACCGCGCCTGGTCCCCGCCCGTCACCCTCGGCGTCCGGCTCGTCAGCGTCATCTCCGACGATCTTCAGCACGCCGGGCAGGCCGCCTACGTGCGCGGGCTGCTCGGCCGCTGA
- a CDS encoding metallophosphoesterase family protein gives MRLLLLSDTHLPKRAKTLPPQLLDDVPRADVVVHAGDWVDTATLDLLAARARRLIGVYGNNDGPELRARLPEVAYAELDGVRLGVVHETGPAQGRERRCAERFPDLDVLVFGHSHIPWDSLADDRLRLLNPGSPTDRRRQPYCTYMTAELRGGRLTAVELHRLPRAR, from the coding sequence GTGCGCCTCCTGCTCCTCTCCGACACCCATCTCCCCAAGCGCGCCAAGACGCTGCCGCCGCAACTGCTCGACGACGTGCCGCGCGCCGACGTCGTGGTGCACGCCGGCGACTGGGTCGACACCGCCACCCTCGACCTGCTGGCGGCCCGTGCCCGGCGGCTCATCGGGGTGTACGGCAACAACGACGGCCCGGAGCTGCGGGCGCGGCTGCCGGAGGTGGCGTACGCGGAACTGGACGGCGTACGGCTCGGCGTCGTGCACGAGACCGGCCCCGCACAGGGGCGCGAGCGGCGGTGCGCCGAACGGTTCCCCGACCTGGACGTGCTGGTCTTCGGCCACAGCCACATCCCCTGGGACTCCCTGGCGGACGACCGGCTGCGCCTGCTCAACCCCGGTTCGCCCACCGACCGCCGGCGCCAGCCGTACTGCACCTACATGACCGCGGAGCTGCGTGGCGGCCGGCTGACCGCCGTCGAACTGCACCGCCTGCCCCGCGCGAGATGA
- a CDS encoding SDR family oxidoreductase, with protein MAPGHSAPDRPADPANGAAPLAGSVALVTGASSGIGAATAHALAREGCSVALVARRADRLADLTAALAGQGSGTPFPVPADLSDAEQPHRVVERTVDRFGRLDILVNNAGFGVRGSALDSDPADWDRMVDLNLKAVLRMSHAVLPQLLRAAGEGPRGVADLVNVSSVAGRVPRKDNSVYSATKHAVCSFSEALRQEVTGRGVRVGLVEPGMTATELTVGGSQAASAHGLPQDAWLRAEDVARCVTFMITQPAHAAINEIAVRPTAQER; from the coding sequence ATGGCCCCCGGACACAGCGCACCCGACCGCCCGGCGGACCCGGCCAACGGCGCGGCACCGCTCGCCGGCAGCGTCGCGCTGGTCACCGGCGCCTCCAGCGGCATCGGCGCTGCCACCGCGCACGCACTCGCCCGCGAGGGCTGCTCGGTCGCCCTGGTGGCCCGGCGCGCCGACCGGCTCGCGGACCTCACGGCGGCGCTCGCCGGGCAGGGGAGCGGCACGCCCTTCCCGGTGCCCGCCGACCTGAGCGACGCCGAGCAGCCGCACCGCGTGGTCGAGAGGACCGTGGACCGCTTCGGGCGGCTCGACATCCTGGTGAACAACGCGGGCTTCGGCGTCCGCGGCTCCGCGCTGGACAGTGACCCGGCGGACTGGGACCGGATGGTGGACCTCAACCTCAAGGCGGTGCTGCGGATGTCGCACGCCGTGCTGCCGCAGCTGCTGCGCGCCGCGGGCGAGGGCCCCCGCGGCGTCGCCGACCTGGTGAACGTCAGCTCGGTGGCCGGCCGGGTGCCCCGGAAGGACAACAGCGTCTACTCGGCCACCAAGCACGCGGTGTGCTCCTTCAGCGAAGCGCTGCGCCAGGAGGTGACCGGCCGGGGCGTGCGGGTCGGGCTGGTCGAACCGGGCATGACGGCGACCGAGCTGACCGTCGGCGGCAGCCAGGCCGCCTCGGCGCACGGACTGCCCCAGGACGCCTGGCTGCGCGCCGAGGACGTCGCCCGCTGCGTCACCTTCATGATCACTCAGCCCGCGCACGCGGCGATCAACGAGATCGCCGTGCGGCCGACCGCGCAGGAACGCTGA
- a CDS encoding RNA polymerase sigma factor: MNEQSPLASPTDLPLDFEVFFQREQKALLAVAASRLRDRRDAEEATLEAGRRMYAKWERILAHVNPKAMTYTILNGVVSDFYRREIRNSRVQPYADPPDTAYLQELRSCEALDLALDALESTAPLQANSVRLRHLAGLSYDQIAERLGTTPGAAKASTSIGLQRLKEIMTNGSCGTGEDA, translated from the coding sequence GTGAACGAGCAGTCCCCCCTGGCCAGCCCGACCGACCTGCCGCTGGACTTCGAGGTGTTCTTCCAGCGGGAACAAAAAGCCCTGCTCGCCGTCGCCGCCTCCCGCCTCCGCGACCGCCGGGACGCGGAAGAGGCCACCCTGGAGGCCGGCCGGCGCATGTACGCCAAGTGGGAGCGCATCCTCGCCCACGTCAACCCGAAGGCCATGACGTACACCATCCTCAACGGCGTCGTCTCCGACTTCTACCGCCGCGAGATCCGCAACAGCCGCGTACAGCCCTACGCCGACCCCCCCGACACCGCCTACCTCCAGGAGCTGCGCAGTTGCGAAGCACTCGACCTCGCGCTGGACGCCCTGGAGTCCACCGCGCCCCTGCAGGCCAACTCCGTACGCCTGCGCCACCTGGCGGGCCTGTCCTACGACCAGATCGCCGAGCGGCTGGGCACCACCCCCGGTGCCGCGAAGGCCAGCACCAGCATCGGACTGCAACGGCTCAAAGAGATCATGACGAACGGTTCCTGCGGAACCGGAGAGGACGCGTGA
- a CDS encoding transglycosylase family protein: MEFPQVSESSARSEFRGYGVRGITAAAVLLAAGALNVAAEQPAEAVTGGTWDRLAGCESGGNWRIDTGNGFSGGLQLAHSTWHSFGGRTYGTRAAHASRSQQIQVAERVLARQGWHAWPACSARLGLNGTPRHTSPRATAPRPAPHRHSLAPARERLRHPQFHEKRYKAPRHRNTGRTIVVNAGDTVSGIAGAHGFRWQDFYRANREVIGGNPDLIFPGTRLAVPRSRGN; the protein is encoded by the coding sequence ATGGAATTTCCTCAGGTATCGGAATCGAGTGCCCGCAGCGAATTCCGGGGGTACGGGGTCCGGGGCATCACCGCGGCCGCCGTACTGCTGGCGGCCGGCGCGCTGAACGTGGCCGCCGAACAGCCGGCCGAGGCCGTGACCGGCGGCACCTGGGACCGGCTGGCCGGGTGCGAGAGCGGAGGGAACTGGCGGATCGATACCGGGAACGGCTTCTCCGGAGGACTGCAGCTGGCCCACTCCACCTGGCACTCGTTCGGCGGCCGGACGTACGGGACGCGGGCCGCGCACGCCAGCCGGTCACAGCAAATCCAGGTGGCGGAACGGGTGTTGGCGCGGCAGGGCTGGCACGCGTGGCCGGCCTGCTCGGCCCGGCTCGGGCTCAACGGCACCCCGCGGCACACCTCCCCCCGGGCCACCGCTCCGCGCCCGGCCCCGCACCGGCACTCCCTCGCACCGGCCCGTGAGCGGCTGCGGCACCCGCAGTTCCACGAGAAGCGGTACAAGGCACCCCGCCACCGGAACACCGGCCGCACGATCGTCGTGAACGCCGGGGACACCGTGAGCGGAATCGCCGGCGCCCACGGATTCCGCTGGCAGGATTTCTACCGGGCCAACCGCGAGGTGATCGGCGGGAATCCCGACCTGATTTTCCCCGGCACGCGACTCGCCGTACCGCGCTCCCGCGGAAACTGA
- a CDS encoding CBS domain-containing protein, translating to MAGKLQARDIMTGGVRCVGAHESLQDAARMMRDLDVGALPICGDNNKLMGMITDRDIVVTCCAEGIEPATVQAGSLGGELHWIDAEADAADVLETMESHHIKRLPVIDVKNGHRLVGMITEANLAKNLSDRQIAEFATRVYATA from the coding sequence ATGGCCGGCAAACTGCAAGCCCGCGACATCATGACCGGCGGAGTGCGCTGCGTGGGGGCCCATGAATCGCTTCAGGACGCGGCCAGGATGATGCGCGATCTCGATGTGGGAGCCCTCCCCATTTGCGGTGACAACAACAAGCTCATGGGCATGATCACCGATCGCGACATCGTCGTCACCTGCTGTGCCGAAGGCATCGAGCCGGCGACCGTCCAGGCCGGTTCCCTGGGCGGGGAGCTGCACTGGATCGACGCCGAGGCGGACGCCGCCGATGTTCTGGAAACGATGGAGAGCCACCACATCAAGCGCCTGCCGGTGATCGATGTGAAGAACGGCCACCGCCTGGTCGGCATGATCACCGAGGCCAACCTCGCCAAGAACCTCAGCGACCGGCAGATCGCGGAGTTCGCGACACGCGTGTACGCGACGGCTTAG